One Amphiprion ocellaris isolate individual 3 ecotype Okinawa chromosome 5, ASM2253959v1, whole genome shotgun sequence genomic region harbors:
- the glrx gene encoding glutaredoxin-1 codes for MAQEFVKAHVKGDKVVLFMKPTCSYCITARDVMSKYKFKPGHLELIDITERSDMGSLQDYFLELTGARTVPRVFIGEECIGGGSDVAALHKSGKLEGMLQSIGALQ; via the exons ATGGCTCAGGAGTTCGTGAAGGCTCATGTCAAAGGCGACAAAGTGGTGCTGTTCATGAAGCCCACATGTTCGTACTGTATCACGGCCAGAGATGTGATGTCCAAGTACAAGTTCAAGCCGGGACACCTGGAGCTGATCGATATCACTGAGCGGAGCGACATGGGTAGTCTGCAGGACTACTTCCTGGAGCTAACCGGAGCCCGCACG GTCCCTCGTGTGTTCATCGGTGAGGAGTGTATTGGAGGTGGAAGTGATGTAGCGGCCCTGCATAAGAGCGGTAAACTGGAGGGCATGCTGCAGTCTATTGGAGCCCTGCAGTGA